The genomic segment CGCGTGGTCGGGGCTCGAGCTGCCACGTCACCTCTCGCACTTCACGCCGGTCACGCTGGAGCGCGCGGTGCGCCTGGCGGGCGGGCGAGTCGCCTGGTGCTGGCACCAGGCGAAGCCGCGCTACTACCTCTGGAGCCTCGCGAGTCTCCTTCGCGAGCGCGGTTGGCCGGCGCTCGCCCGCGCGACCCAGTGGCGGCCGGCGTACGGCGTGCTGAAGCTCGCGCTGGAGGTCACGCTACCCCTGG from the Candidatus Methylomirabilota bacterium genome contains:
- a CDS encoding class I SAM-dependent methyltransferase — translated: MAAPFAPARFDVVTAFHVLEHVPDPVAVLRRMLGWLAPGGLLIVEVPNAGGLGATLFGGAWSGLELPRHLSHFTPVTLERAVRLAGGRVAWCWHQAKPRYYLWSLASLLRERGWPALARATQWRPAYGVLKLALEVTLPL